The segment TCACGCGGTAGGTGGCCGTGCTGCCCCAGTCGGTCGCCGCGAGCTTGGTGAGGGTCCACTGCTGGGCGGAGTCCGCCGGGTTCGACGTGCGCTGCACCGGAAGGTCCTTCCCGGCGGCGGTGGTGACGGCGAGGGCCATCCCGCTGTGGTCGTTGAGGATCTGCCGGGCCGCTCCGACGGGCGCGCTCGTCGCGGCGGTGTTCACTCCCGTGACGCCCGGCAGGACGAAGGTGGTGACGGAGCCGGCTCCGACGGTGGCCTTCAGCGTCCTGCCCGCCGTGGCGAGGTCCGTACCGCGCTGGACGTCTCGGGTGGCGTCGGTCGTGTACCGCTCGACGGTTCCGCCGACGGACCCGAAACCGTCCAGGTCCAGAGTGAGTTCGCGGGCCGTTCCGCTGCGGTTGGTGTGGACGAGGACGAGCCCCTGCCCCCCGGGCCGTACCGCCGCCAGCGTGTCGGGGTCGTCGGTGGCGAGGACGCGGGCGCCGGGCCGGACGAAGCGGCTGTACTGCGCCATCACCCCGAACTTCTTGTTCTTCCGGATCGGTTCGGTGGCCGCGTCGGCCGGGGTGAAGTCGGCCTGGATCAGGCCCCAGTTGGAGTTCTCCCGGCCCGGCGTCATGTTCTCGTAGTCCTCGACGGCCTGCCACAACACCCAGGCGCTGGGCTCCAGTTCCCTGATGTCGTCGTTGATCCGGCGGGCCAGGTCGAGACCCGGGCTCATGTCTGTGAAGCTCTGCGGCACGCTGCCCCCGAGGTCCACCTCCGACATCCACAGCGGGGTGGCCTCGCCCTTGGCGATGTCGCGGACTCCGGTGCGCCCGCCCGTCCCGTACGTGTGGGTGTTGATCCGGCCCACGGAATCGCGGACGGCGGGTGCGTACTGCTCCCAGTTCGCGCGGGCCGTCGACGGGTTCGTCTCGTCCATGGCGGCGATGGGTGTGGTGACGCCCCGGGCGTCGAGGGTGGCACGCAGGGTGCTGATCATCCGTGCCTGGGAGGCGGGGTCCCAGTGGGAGCCCTCCTGCCGTCCGCCGGCCCGCCAGTAGTCGGTGTCGGGTTCGTTGACCGGGGAGATCGAGTCGAAGGTGACGCCGGAGCCCTGTTCGGCCCTGCGGAGCGAACCGGCGAGGTAGGCGGCGAACCGCTCGTACTGGTCGGAGCGGAGGTTGTCCTGCCGGGGGTCCGCCGCGCCGGAGACCAGACCGCTGCGGGTCATGAAGTACGGGGCGGAGTTGGAGAAGGCCTCGAAGGTGTCGGCGCCCCGGGCCTTGGCGGCGGAGAGCCACCACCGCTGGTTGGCGTCGGCCCGGTCGTTCCAGTGGGCCGGGTTGTCCGGGTCCCACCAGTCGGGGGACTCGGCTCCCGGCCGGTTCCAGTAGCCGGGCACGGCGCCGCCCGGTCGCATGTAGGGGACGGTCTCGGGGCTGTCGCCGCCGCCGATGTTGTAGCGGGCGACGGTGAATCCGAGCCCGTCCGCGCCGTAGAGGGCGTCCGCGAGGGCGTTGCGCTGCGCGTCCGGCCAGCCGCCGGTGACGTTGGCGAACCAGGCGAGGGCGGTCCCCCACCCTTCGAAGGCGGGCTGCTGGTAGCTGGGATCGGGGCGCACGGTCAGCGCGTCGGCGTCCGGCGCGGCGGGCGCGGAGTTCGCCGGGGCGGCGAGGAGGCCGGGCAGAACGAGCGCGGAGGCTGCGGCAAGGGAGCCGAGTCGGGTACGGCGACGGCGCCCGGAGGCCTTGCGGACGTGTGGGGACTGCACGTGTTCACTCCCTGAGGGGGTGCGGGTGACGAGGTCGTGGCCGGGCCCTGGGCACGGGCCGGGCCGGTGGCGCGGAACGAGGGACGTTCGTCCCGCGCCGGTCCGGTGTTCTGCGGGGTTCTCGCGCGTGCTCTGCGGGGGTTCCCGCGCGTGTTCTGCTGGCGTCTCATGCGTGTTCTGCGGGCTTCTCGCGCGGTGGCGCTCCTGCAGCGGCGTCCGAAGCCGTGCGGCGTCCCAAGCCGTGCGGCGTTCAGACCGCCGTACGGCTCCACCGCTGGTTGGTGCCGGTGTTGCAGGTCCACTGGACGAGCGGGGTCCCGTCGGCCGTGGACGTGTTGGTGACGTCGAGGCACTTGCCGCTGTGCGCGGCGACGAGCTGGACGCCCGTGCTCGCGCCGACCGCGCTCCACCGCTGTCCGGCACGGCCGTCGCAGGGGTACTGCGCGACCGCGGCGCCGTCGGCGGTCGAACCGCCGCTCACGGTGAGGCACTTGCCGCTGTACCGGGCGACGATCTGCACCCGGCCGCTGCCGGTGCTCCGGAGCCAGAACTGCTGGTTGACGCTGTTGCCGCCGCAGCTCCACTGGATCACGGCACCGCCGTCGGCGGTGGACCGGTCGGCGACGTCGGCACACTTGCCGCTGTGCGCGGCGGTGAGGGTCTCCCAGCTGCCGAGGCCCTTCACCGTGCCGGCGGCCGTGTCCACGGAGATCTGCGGGAAGTAGTCCATGGTCATGGTCGTCTTCGTGGGGAAGCGGAGCGGCAGCCAGACGTACTGCGAGTCGTTGACGTTGCCGCCCATGGAGTTGCCCCAGCGGTCGCCGAGGTAGAGGTACGAGGTGCCGGAGGTGCCCTGGACGGGCAGGACGTAGGCGGTCTGGGAGCCGTACGCGGTCCCGTCGCCGATGTCCTTCAGGCCGCTCCAGGTGCCGGTGACGCTGGTCGCGGTGCCGTACTTCTGCTGGTTGGGGGACCAGCCGGTGGCGCCGGAGGTGAGCAGGAAGTAGACGCCGTCGCGCTGGAACAGGGCGGGCGCCTCGCGCCACTGTCCGGGCCAGAGCTTCTGGACCTGGGAGGCGATGCCGGTGTAGTCGGCCGTCAGTCGGTAGACGTGCAGGTCGGCGTTCTCGTTGGCGGCGGAGATCATGTAGCCCGCGCCGTCGGTGTCGACGAAGGTCGTGATGTCACGGGACATGTGGCCGAGCGGGCGGAAGCTGCCGAGCCAGGTGTAGTCGCCGTCGACGGTGGAGGAGACGGCGACCGCGGCCCGCGCCTCGCCGTAGTCGGTGGCGTTCTCCTTGTGCATCCACATCACGAACTGCCCGGTGGCCGCGTTGTACATGACCTTGGGGCGCTCGATGTTGGCCGACTGCAGCTCGGGGTGGGTGCTCTGGGTGAGGACGTGGCGGCGGAACTCCCAGGTCCTCAGGTCGGTGGAGCGGTAGGCGGAGACGTACCGGAAGGTGTTGTC is part of the Streptomyces sp. NBC_00250 genome and harbors:
- a CDS encoding RICIN domain-containing protein — protein: MQSPHVRKASGRRRRTRLGSLAAASALVLPGLLAAPANSAPAAPDADALTVRPDPSYQQPAFEGWGTALAWFANVTGGWPDAQRNALADALYGADGLGFTVARYNIGGGDSPETVPYMRPGGAVPGYWNRPGAESPDWWDPDNPAHWNDRADANQRWWLSAAKARGADTFEAFSNSAPYFMTRSGLVSGAADPRQDNLRSDQYERFAAYLAGSLRRAEQGSGVTFDSISPVNEPDTDYWRAGGRQEGSHWDPASQARMISTLRATLDARGVTTPIAAMDETNPSTARANWEQYAPAVRDSVGRINTHTYGTGGRTGVRDIAKGEATPLWMSEVDLGGSVPQSFTDMSPGLDLARRINDDIRELEPSAWVLWQAVEDYENMTPGRENSNWGLIQADFTPADAATEPIRKNKKFGVMAQYSRFVRPGARVLATDDPDTLAAVRPGGQGLVLVHTNRSGTARELTLDLDGFGSVGGTVERYTTDATRDVQRGTDLATAGRTLKATVGAGSVTTFVLPGVTGVNTAATSAPVGAARQILNDHSGMALAVTTAAGKDLPVQRTSNPADSAQQWTLTKLAATDWGSTATYRVTNVRTGKALAVASGALGFAAPGTGAEQRWMRSTTGDGHAALVNSASGLLLDVFGAATHDGAEAGVYRPTAGANQSWTFRPAAAGAWRTPVFRHSAKCLDVVGGSTSDGTSVVQYGCNGGANQQWSLRPAATGYVSVVARHSGKCLDVSGSSAADGAQVFQYACNGGRNQEWAVRATTAGHVTLMARHSAKCLDVAGSSAADGIALRQYTCDGGTNQQLRFG
- a CDS encoding RICIN domain-containing protein, giving the protein MRRTPSGTFTVLTALCAVLFSLLGSLLGPAGTAHAATATVTNATTFTDPAGNPVHAHGGGVVKAGSYYYWFGENRNADNTFRYVSAYRSTDLRTWEFRRHVLTQSTHPELQSANIERPKVMYNAATGQFVMWMHKENATDYGEARAAVAVSSTVDGDYTWLGSFRPLGHMSRDITTFVDTDGAGYMISAANENADLHVYRLTADYTGIASQVQKLWPGQWREAPALFQRDGVYFLLTSGATGWSPNQQKYGTATSVTGTWSGLKDIGDGTAYGSQTAYVLPVQGTSGTSYLYLGDRWGNSMGGNVNDSQYVWLPLRFPTKTTMTMDYFPQISVDTAAGTVKGLGSWETLTAAHSGKCADVADRSTADGGAVIQWSCGGNSVNQQFWLRSTGSGRVQIVARYSGKCLTVSGGSTADGAAVAQYPCDGRAGQRWSAVGASTGVQLVAAHSGKCLDVTNTSTADGTPLVQWTCNTGTNQRWSRTAV